The proteins below come from a single Eremothecium sinecaudum strain ATCC 58844 chromosome II, complete sequence genomic window:
- the SER2 gene encoding phosphoserine phosphatase (Syntenic homolog of Ashbya gossypii ACL130C; Syntenic homolog of Saccharomyces cerevisiae YGR208W (SER2)) codes for MVDSAKFVITAIAHGESLLPDFIDRFQNFLSSHEVLTVSKKELSQRATDYFVNFNSEADGVDQLKAISAAFQQDQAVTDVDIIVQKNDEHRRNKKLFIFDMDSTLIYQEVIELIAEYANVEKEVQHITNLAMEGKIDFVQSFLERVKLLRGTKADIVDEIKLKLQITEGAREFTKGLKVMGCKAAVVSGGFIQFANYLKEQLNLDWAHANTLSTEKNAEGEAVFSGGTEGEMVDADFKADKLLELAELLQIPVEATVMVGDGENDLPAMAVAGLSIAWHGKPNVRRRASCQLNTKSMADAFYILGLTDAEISRLIE; via the coding sequence ATGGTTGATTCTGCTAAGTTTGTCATTACTGCCATCGCTCATGGCGAAAGTTTGTTGCCAGATTTCATTGATCGTTTCCAGAACTTCCTCTCATCGCATGAGGTGCTAACCGTTTCGAAGAAAGAGCTTTCACAGCGTGCTACAGACTATTTTGTGAACTTTAACAGCGAAGCTGACGGCGTGGATCAGTTGAAAGCTATCTCTGCTGCGTTTCAGCAAGATCAGGCAGTTACTGATGTCGACATCATTGTTCAGAAGAACGATGAGCACCGCAGAAACAAGAAACTATTCATATTTGACATGGATTCTACTCTTATCTACCAGGAAGTGATTGAACTCATTGCTGAGTATGCCAACGTCGAAAAGGAGGTCCAGCATATCACTAACCTTGCCATGGAAGGCAAGATTGATTTTGTCCAGTCATTTTTAGAGCGTGTTAAGTTACTGAGGGGCACTAAGGCCGACATCGTTGACGAAATTAAGCTCAAGTTGCAGATAACCGAGGGTGCACGTGAGTTTACAAAGGGTCTTAAAGTAATGGGCTGTAAAGCCGCTGTCGTGAGCGGGGGTTTCATTCAGTTCGCGAACTACCTAAAGGAACAGCTAAACCTGGACTGGGCTCATGCAAACACCCTCTCTACGGAAAAGAACGCGGAAGGTGAAGCTGTCTTCAGTGGTGGCACCGAGGGAGAGATGGTGGACGCTGACTTCAAGGCAGACAAGTTGCTGGAGCTAGCCGAGCTGCTGCAAATCCCAGTAGAAGCCACAGTTATGGTCGGTGACGGAGAAAACGACCTCCCAGCAATGGCAGTCGCAGGTTTGTCGATCGCGTGGCATGGAAAGCCAAACGTGCGCCGTCGTGCCTCTTGCCAACTGAATACCAAGTCGATGGCGGACGCCTTCTACATCCTGGGACTAACAGACGCCGAAATATCCCGCCTTATAGAATAG